A window of Salmo trutta chromosome 31, fSalTru1.1, whole genome shotgun sequence contains these coding sequences:
- the LOC115169364 gene encoding 5'-AMP-activated protein kinase subunit beta-2, which yields MGNTGDRMSGDRHGAKAHRSDSRGSDKDHEPSKMVDSTDDPNIFNTHGLGSSKASDKEEPDLDDLVKTGPQSRPTVIRWAGGGKEVYIAGSFNNWGNKIPLNKSHNDFVAILDLPEGEHQYKFFVDGQWVHDPSEPVVTSQLGTINNLIEVKQSDFEVFDALQVDSLESTDTSDLSSSPPGPYGQEQYMFRPEERFKAPPILPPHLLQVILNKDTNISCDPALLPEPNHVMLNHLYALSIKDGVMVLSATHRYKKKYVTSLLYKPI from the exons ATGGGTAACACAGGTGACCGGATGTCCGGTGATCGCCATGGAGCTAAGGCCCATCGATCGGACAGCAGAGGCAGCGACAAAGACCATGAGCCCAGCAAGATGGTGGACAGCACCGACGATCCTAACATCTTCAACACACACGGACTGGGGTCCTCCAAG GCGTCGGACAAGGAGGAGCCTGACCTGGATGACTTGGTGAAGACGGGGCCTCAGTCCAGGCCTACGGTCATCCGCTGGGccggaggagggaaggaggtctACATCGCGGGCTCCTTCAACAACTGGGGCAACAAGATCCCCCTCAATaagag CCACAATGACTTTGTAGCGATCCTGGACTTGCCAGAGGGAGAGCACCAGTACAAGTTCTTTGTGGATGGACAGTGGGTCCATGACCCCTCAGAG CCAGTGGTGACCAGCCAGTTGGGCACCATCAACAACCTGATCGAGGTGAAGCAGTCGGACTTTGAGGTGTTCGATGCTCTGCAGGTGGACTCTCTGGAGTCCACTGACACCTCAG ATCTGTCCAGCTCCCCTCCAGGGCCCTATGGACAGGAGCAGTACATGTTTAGGCCTGAGGAACGCTTCAAAGCCCCGCCCATCctccccccacacctcctccaagTCATCCTCAACAAGGACACCAACATCTCT TGCGACCCAGCCTTGCTGCCTGAACCCAACCACGTGATGCTCAACCACCTTTATGCTCTCTCAATAAAG GATGGAGTGATGGTGCTCAGTGCGACTCACAGATATAAGAAGAAGTACGTCACATCTCTGCTATACAAGCCCATCTAA